One genomic region from Nocardia vinacea encodes:
- a CDS encoding nuclease-related domain-containing protein, whose amino-acid sequence MLPDEWVMLRGYRNRRGETDHVLVGRAGVWAVEVKRRRVLLHAVGDQWWFQKISAQGRVCESEWAVDGAGRSRPRQVGNIAHDLAIWLQRQGHHVEVRTAVMLMHEHTQLVKCVTPAVNFVGSDPWQLTDTSLSGLATPLSQITCEDIVALVERDHHFHASRRRAR is encoded by the coding sequence CTGCTACCGGATGAATGGGTCATGCTCCGCGGCTACCGCAATAGGCGCGGCGAGACCGACCACGTACTCGTCGGCCGGGCCGGAGTGTGGGCGGTCGAGGTCAAACGCCGCCGGGTTCTGCTGCACGCCGTCGGTGACCAGTGGTGGTTCCAGAAGATCAGCGCACAGGGCCGCGTGTGCGAGTCGGAGTGGGCGGTCGACGGCGCTGGCCGCAGCCGGCCGCGCCAGGTCGGCAACATCGCGCACGATCTGGCCATATGGTTGCAACGGCAAGGACATCACGTCGAGGTGCGGACAGCGGTGATGCTCATGCACGAGCACACTCAACTCGTCAAATGCGTCACCCCTGCCGTGAATTTCGTCGGATCCGATCCCTGGCAACTCACCGACACCAGTCTCAGTGGTCTCGCGACACCACTGAGCCAGATTACGTGCGAGGACATTGTCGCGTTGGTTGAGCGTGACCATCACTTCCACGCCAGTCGACGCCGAGCACGGTGA
- a CDS encoding NUDIX hydrolase: protein MDSDATNQFQIQVTARALVTRGEDLLLVSNDGRVWYTPGGRLQPGESLHDCIRREVHEETGLHVTAGELVHVFEYWEAEHHRHKVECYFLARLESGELDQDWADLDGPVEHMRFFTPAEVRAAEHIYPQFLKKGQWRTGKDIYMGFEK, encoded by the coding sequence ATGGATAGTGACGCCACCAACCAGTTCCAGATCCAGGTCACCGCCCGCGCTCTGGTCACCAGGGGTGAGGATCTGTTGTTGGTCTCCAACGACGGCCGGGTCTGGTACACCCCCGGCGGTCGCCTGCAACCCGGTGAATCGTTGCACGACTGCATCCGCCGCGAAGTCCACGAGGAAACCGGACTCCATGTCACCGCTGGTGAGTTGGTGCACGTCTTCGAGTACTGGGAGGCCGAACACCACCGCCACAAAGTGGAGTGTTATTTTCTCGCGCGCCTGGAATCCGGTGAGCTGGACCAGGATTGGGCCGACCTCGACGGCCCGGTCGAACACATGCGGTTCTTCACCCCGGCCGAAGTGCGGGCCGCCGAACACATCTACCCGCAATTCCTGAAGAAGGGCCAGTGGCGTACCGGCAAGGACATCTACATGGGCTTCGAGAAGTGA
- a CDS encoding NUDIX domain-containing protein — protein sequence MSAATTELIARAVIGCAGGLLVARERGKSYAFLPGDHVKPGEPIEDALVRELKEEIGASASIGQLIGVVEQGYTDDTDTIRHELNLIFTAQITGEPVSQEDHLEFLWLPLDQLPVADLRPCALKDALVANHANTFCRRWNR from the coding sequence ATGAGTGCCGCAACAACCGAACTCATCGCGCGAGCTGTCATCGGTTGCGCCGGCGGGCTGCTAGTCGCCCGAGAACGCGGTAAGTCGTATGCCTTCTTGCCGGGCGACCACGTCAAACCCGGGGAACCGATCGAAGACGCCCTCGTGCGGGAACTGAAAGAAGAAATCGGTGCCAGTGCCAGCATCGGTCAACTGATCGGAGTCGTCGAACAAGGCTATACCGACGACACCGACACCATCCGCCACGAACTCAACCTGATCTTCACCGCCCAGATCACTGGTGAACCCGTCAGTCAGGAAGACCACCTCGAGTTCCTGTGGCTGCCCCTCGACCAACTTCCCGTCGCCGACCTGCGACCCTGTGCGCTCAAAGACGCACTTGTCGCCAACCACGCCAACACATTCTGCCGACGGTGGAACCGCTGA
- a CDS encoding GNAT family N-acetyltransferase, which produces MSEFDRHVDDFTSYQETPWGRLRYEQVFANLARHLPDRRVRVLDAGGGNGIDAVRLARAGHHVTVVDTSSRSLHATRGRAAQAGVEDRIECHACDIHQAAWDLRDRQYDIVLLHNVVQYLQEPASVIGDLVGLLRTGGLISILAPNPSCDPLAAAVRRSDLDEALRLLNTTQRESATYGLEYISRTADEVVGYVLGAGMNPPLRYGVRAVCDLIADDEAKHDPMFFDKLLRLENAVADRRPYLDCARFFHLIATKPEASTDTAAEMRRRRVPMNIVGYEARVRTGECFICEFLARTPGFEHETVYDDGEHVGFLNKYPTLPGSVLVVPRRHVEDVVRDLTPQEYLRLQSAVHTVATGVAEAMNPERLYLFSMGSNDGNAHIHWHIAPLPPGVPYREQQFHAVAAENGILAYSPPELAALAGRIRIALAAQTPTGPAGTPPQSCISGNSAKTGRLVVIRGNSGSGKTTVARQLQRRFDRGRCLVIGQDVVRREFLRESDVTGGYNIDLLRDIATLGLERGLTVVVEGILTARRYGTMLAQLAATAERACFYAFDLTFADTVQRHSARRAKTAEFDRDDMRHWYHGWDPLGFVDEVRIDAAHSLEDIVDTIYADITLDSPNEPVANSSPPTAMVFDSGADRRPPQAAPPGQPVVLRCWGTSHTEHLVATSSRLTDLADLPETGDTVSVDGRHNAGFVARLETVLALKLPDVAFTIHNHGRGGATSRDLLADVVGVDLDQDLALLECGTNDVLRRAQGRDHEAVDIEEFTRNYRAILEHLQSRARRVICLAAPPVGVECGLDAVSINQDLFAYNLAAQKAAHEAGAMFVDYWGAFVTTTALLCERDDAPSPWLADGIHLDDIGDELILRSLEATLIGKNVITGLLPTRTKTKKPSAEVAIRPARVEDVPSLVRLRVAVAAERKWIGAQPPIDEDKAAARLSEQIAADTAGVIVGDHRTAGVIAIATADFTTPGVPEITMMIAADHRGGGVGGTLLDHLLDWCKHHHAHKATLKVWPHNLPAIKLYHRAGFETEGTLRAHYRRRNGELWDAIIMSRLL; this is translated from the coding sequence TTGTCGGAGTTCGACCGTCATGTGGATGACTTCACGTCGTATCAGGAGACGCCGTGGGGTCGGCTGCGGTATGAGCAGGTGTTCGCTAACCTGGCCCGGCACTTGCCGGATCGTCGGGTCCGGGTCCTGGACGCGGGCGGCGGCAACGGCATCGACGCGGTGCGGCTGGCCCGAGCGGGTCACCACGTAACGGTCGTGGACACCTCGAGCCGGTCGTTGCACGCCACGCGCGGACGCGCTGCGCAAGCTGGGGTCGAAGACCGAATCGAATGCCATGCCTGCGATATACACCAGGCGGCATGGGATCTGCGTGACCGGCAATACGACATCGTCCTGCTGCACAACGTGGTTCAGTACCTCCAAGAACCTGCGTCGGTGATCGGGGACCTGGTGGGGCTGCTGCGCACCGGTGGGCTGATATCGATTCTGGCGCCCAATCCTTCATGCGACCCACTGGCCGCCGCCGTCCGCCGAAGCGATCTCGACGAGGCGCTGCGCCTGTTGAACACCACGCAGCGCGAGTCGGCCACCTACGGTCTGGAATACATCTCCCGCACAGCAGATGAAGTCGTCGGATACGTCCTTGGCGCGGGGATGAACCCGCCGCTGCGTTACGGGGTCCGTGCGGTGTGCGACCTGATCGCCGACGACGAAGCCAAGCACGACCCCATGTTCTTCGACAAGCTGCTGCGGTTGGAGAACGCTGTGGCCGACCGCCGCCCGTACCTGGACTGCGCCCGGTTCTTCCATCTGATCGCCACCAAACCCGAGGCGTCAACCGACACCGCAGCCGAGATGCGGCGGCGACGCGTCCCGATGAACATCGTGGGCTACGAGGCACGGGTGCGCACCGGAGAATGTTTCATCTGCGAGTTCCTTGCCAGGACACCTGGTTTCGAGCATGAGACCGTCTATGACGATGGCGAACACGTGGGTTTCCTGAACAAGTACCCGACGCTACCGGGCTCTGTGTTGGTGGTACCCCGCCGACACGTCGAAGATGTCGTGCGCGACCTGACGCCACAGGAATATCTTCGGCTGCAATCAGCTGTCCACACAGTGGCCACCGGTGTCGCCGAAGCGATGAATCCTGAACGCCTGTACCTGTTCTCGATGGGGTCCAACGACGGCAACGCGCACATTCACTGGCACATCGCGCCGTTACCGCCCGGCGTGCCCTACCGGGAACAGCAGTTCCACGCTGTGGCGGCAGAGAACGGCATTCTGGCGTACTCACCGCCGGAGCTCGCAGCACTGGCCGGCCGCATCCGGATCGCCCTCGCGGCGCAGACACCAACCGGTCCAGCGGGCACCCCACCGCAATCGTGCATCAGCGGCAATTCCGCAAAAACCGGTCGGCTCGTGGTCATTCGCGGGAACTCCGGCTCCGGAAAGACAACCGTGGCCCGCCAGTTGCAGCGCCGGTTCGACCGCGGGCGGTGCCTGGTGATCGGTCAGGATGTCGTGCGACGGGAGTTCCTGCGCGAGTCCGATGTCACCGGCGGCTACAACATCGACCTCTTGCGCGACATCGCCACGCTCGGCCTCGAACGCGGACTCACCGTGGTCGTGGAGGGCATCCTCACCGCACGCCGCTACGGCACCATGCTGGCACAGCTCGCCGCTACGGCGGAGCGGGCATGCTTCTACGCCTTCGACCTCACCTTCGCCGACACCGTGCAGCGTCACTCCGCACGGCGCGCCAAGACAGCCGAGTTCGACCGCGACGATATGCGCCATTGGTACCACGGGTGGGACCCCCTCGGGTTCGTGGACGAGGTACGCATCGACGCGGCCCACAGTCTTGAAGACATCGTCGACACGATCTACGCCGACATCACCCTGGACTCCCCAAACGAGCCCGTGGCGAACAGTTCACCGCCGACCGCAATGGTCTTCGATTCCGGCGCCGATCGGCGGCCGCCGCAGGCCGCACCACCCGGCCAACCTGTGGTGCTCCGCTGCTGGGGCACAAGCCACACCGAGCACCTGGTCGCGACCTCGTCCCGGTTGACCGACCTCGCAGATCTGCCGGAAACCGGCGACACGGTGAGCGTCGATGGTCGACACAACGCCGGGTTCGTGGCTCGCCTGGAAACCGTTCTGGCACTGAAACTTCCCGACGTGGCGTTCACGATCCACAATCACGGCCGCGGTGGTGCCACCAGCCGGGACCTGCTGGCCGACGTCGTCGGGGTAGACCTCGACCAGGACTTGGCGCTGCTGGAGTGCGGAACCAACGACGTGCTCCGCCGCGCGCAAGGCCGCGATCATGAAGCTGTCGATATCGAGGAGTTCACCCGAAACTATCGAGCGATCCTCGAGCACCTGCAGTCACGAGCACGGCGGGTGATCTGCCTTGCCGCACCTCCAGTCGGCGTTGAATGCGGTCTGGACGCGGTATCGATCAACCAGGACCTGTTCGCCTACAACCTCGCCGCACAGAAGGCAGCCCACGAGGCCGGCGCGATGTTCGTGGACTACTGGGGCGCGTTCGTCACCACCACCGCCCTACTGTGCGAACGCGACGATGCCCCCAGCCCGTGGCTTGCCGACGGAATCCATCTCGACGACATCGGCGATGAACTGATCCTGCGCAGCCTCGAAGCCACCCTCATCGGCAAGAACGTCATCACCGGCTTGTTACCGACGCGCACGAAGACCAAGAAACCCAGTGCGGAGGTGGCGATCCGGCCCGCACGCGTCGAGGACGTGCCGTCATTGGTCCGGTTGCGCGTCGCAGTAGCGGCGGAACGGAAGTGGATCGGCGCGCAACCTCCGATAGACGAAGACAAGGCCGCCGCCCGACTGTCCGAGCAGATCGCCGCGGACACCGCTGGTGTCATCGTCGGCGACCACCGCACCGCCGGTGTCATAGCGATCGCAACCGCCGACTTCACGACACCGGGCGTCCCCGAGATCACCATGATGATCGCGGCCGACCACCGAGGCGGCGGCGTCGGCGGCACCTTGCTCGACCATCTCCTCGACTGGTGCAAACACCACCACGCCCACAAAGCGACCCTGAAAGTCTGGCCGCACAACCTACCCGCGATCAAGCTCTACCACCGCGCCGGCTTCGAAACCGAAGGCACACTGCGCGCCCACTACCGGCGGCGCAACGGTGAACTCTGGGACGCGATCATCATGAGTCGGCTGTTGTAG
- a CDS encoding GFA family protein: MKVVVCGNILYQASGDLSFPHICSCAHCQKLSGGPVMSWVDFPREGFEWTGPGGEPFWYNTFPDSQRGFCGVCGSSIAAQDDGSAELVGVTMKSLDDHSSLVPVHQSFKHHAVRWLPVIESVTS, encoded by the coding sequence ATGAAGGTGGTTGTCTGTGGAAACATCCTGTATCAGGCATCGGGTGACCTTTCGTTCCCTCACATTTGTAGCTGTGCACATTGCCAGAAATTGTCGGGCGGCCCGGTGATGTCGTGGGTTGACTTCCCCCGCGAAGGCTTCGAATGGACCGGGCCTGGCGGGGAACCGTTCTGGTACAACACCTTTCCCGATTCTCAACGAGGCTTCTGCGGTGTCTGCGGGAGCTCGATCGCGGCACAGGACGATGGTAGCGCGGAGTTGGTCGGTGTGACGATGAAGAGTCTCGACGATCACAGCAGCCTCGTACCTGTACATCAGAGCTTCAAACACCATGCAGTGCGATGGCTTCCCGTGATCGAGTCTGTGACGTCATGA
- a CDS encoding GNAT family N-acetyltransferase: MDWVRLGAELDAVSRRYAQRHGFSRTGEWLMLKVAEEAGELVQWFLAASGQGRPRGKSPAELEDAVDDEIADVICHALLLAHHRGTDVQAVIDRKWLHRTDNHPQAPAVTMLGEDPDLPRAEVGESVRIVERVPTVVEYRALRASVGWKAPAASDCESALTASLYSVVAEIGGTAVGMARVIGDGVYAVVVDVVVSDGYQRCGIGGSMMDSIVGWATRSRIAHIGLVVDGAVAGFYGRWPMRVTGQFLRLDDVKGN; the protein is encoded by the coding sequence ATGGATTGGGTGCGGTTGGGTGCCGAATTGGATGCGGTGTCACGGCGATACGCGCAGCGGCACGGGTTTTCTCGGACCGGCGAATGGCTGATGCTGAAGGTCGCCGAGGAAGCGGGCGAGTTGGTGCAGTGGTTTCTGGCCGCGTCCGGGCAAGGCCGCCCCCGCGGCAAATCACCTGCCGAGCTTGAGGACGCGGTAGATGACGAGATCGCGGACGTAATCTGTCATGCCCTGCTGTTGGCGCACCACCGCGGCACCGATGTCCAGGCGGTCATCGACCGAAAATGGCTGCATCGCACGGACAATCATCCACAAGCACCGGCAGTGACGATGCTGGGCGAGGATCCCGACCTCCCACGCGCCGAGGTGGGGGAGTCAGTGCGGATCGTTGAACGCGTGCCGACGGTGGTCGAGTACCGAGCACTGCGGGCCTCGGTCGGCTGGAAGGCCCCGGCAGCCTCCGACTGCGAGTCCGCGTTGACCGCTTCGCTGTATAGCGTGGTAGCTGAGATCGGCGGGACGGCGGTCGGGATGGCCCGGGTAATCGGCGATGGCGTGTATGCGGTCGTGGTGGATGTCGTCGTTAGCGATGGCTACCAGCGGTGCGGCATCGGCGGATCGATGATGGATTCGATTGTCGGCTGGGCGACTCGGAGCAGGATCGCGCACATTGGTCTGGTCGTAGACGGTGCGGTGGCCGGGTTCTACGGTCGATGGCCGATGCGTGTCACCGGGCAGTTCTTGCGGCTCGATGACGTTAAGGGGAACTGA
- a CDS encoding GNAT family N-acetyltransferase, with the protein MNLEVSAEKRSTPQSRGLYCSAMSVNGFSIGNVILRSPRMGDEQVVRAAHQVMAAEDGFDFALGLEPAMDWKQYLDVLEDYRRGRNLPDGIVPATFLIATVNDEIVGRADIRHTLNDYLALRGGHVGYAVLPEHRRRGHGRAILQQSLDLAHRMGIERVFITCDDGNDASRRIIESCGGTLESVEPWSDGTLIRRYWI; encoded by the coding sequence GTGAACCTCGAGGTGTCGGCCGAAAAGCGATCGACTCCGCAATCGCGTGGACTTTACTGTTCTGCCATGTCCGTCAACGGTTTCAGCATCGGTAACGTGATTCTGCGCTCCCCTCGCATGGGCGACGAGCAGGTCGTACGCGCAGCCCACCAGGTGATGGCTGCCGAGGACGGCTTCGACTTCGCTCTCGGTCTGGAACCTGCGATGGACTGGAAGCAGTACCTCGACGTGCTAGAGGACTACCGTCGGGGCCGCAACTTGCCCGACGGCATCGTTCCCGCCACGTTTCTGATCGCCACCGTCAACGACGAAATCGTCGGCCGCGCCGACATCCGGCACACGCTCAACGACTACCTGGCGCTCAGAGGCGGACACGTCGGCTACGCCGTCCTCCCCGAACACCGACGCCGGGGCCACGGCCGCGCTATCCTGCAGCAGAGTCTGGACCTCGCGCACCGGATGGGTATCGAGCGTGTGTTCATCACGTGCGACGACGGCAATGATGCAAGCCGCCGGATCATCGAATCCTGCGGCGGCACACTGGAATCGGTTGAGCCGTGGAGTGACGGGACGCTGATCCGACGCTACTGGATCTGA